One Natronomonas moolapensis 8.8.11 genomic region harbors:
- the lysW gene encoding lysine biosynthesis protein LysW has translation MTEDTITTEDPITGEEIEIPADVEVGEIIDSPITGAELEVVSVDPIALEEAPELEEDWGE, from the coding sequence ATGACGGAAGACACGATCACCACGGAAGATCCCATCACGGGCGAAGAGATCGAGATCCCCGCCGACGTCGAGGTCGGCGAGATTATCGACAGTCCGATTACGGGCGCCGAACTCGAGGTCGTCTCTGTCGACCCGATCGCCCTCGAGGAGGCTCCCGAACTGGAAGAGGACTGGGGGGAGTAA